In Pecten maximus chromosome 10, xPecMax1.1, whole genome shotgun sequence, one genomic interval encodes:
- the LOC117335453 gene encoding major egg antigen-like, whose protein sequence is MALFRSELHVPVKRDDMTFQDRQVKSWEDMEVRMEKRRKEWDSEFESMKNEFFKLKPTEKSGSCNAVDTLDNLKTIFVNDLHGGQKFKVRFDVSEFRPEEIQVRVQDNKIAVSAKHEEKSTSSSVSKEYSRQVDIPSNVDQDKLQCILSKDGILSIEGPVRGQILGKETVLPIQHAVSTGSPTTNGTNGMSCTPSPNNQIAIARPLEVSTNTVKNPIITEPDGTRKLRLSVDVGEFKPEEIVVKTDKKKLIVHAEHEEKLTGRTMHKEFNKEYELPDSVDQTAISAYIGEEGKLYIEAPLKQVAQKRYSITQSHDVRKVVVTKESQVTVTDNQNRPLVTINVHRR, encoded by the coding sequence ATGGCACTCTTCAGATCAGAGCTACACGTGCCGGTGAAGAGGGACGATATGACGTTCCAGGACAGGCAAGTCAAGTCTTGGGAAGATATGGAAGTCAGGATGGAAAAGCGTAGGAAGGAATGGGATAGTGAGTTCGAGAGTATGAAGAACGAATTCTTTAAGCTGAAGCCTACAGAAAAAAGTGGCAGTTGTAATGCAGTAGATACGTTAGATAATCTAAAGACTATTTTTGTAAACGACTTACACGGTGGTCAGAAATTCAAAGTACGCTTTGACGTCAGCGAATTTAGACCAGAGGAAATACAGGTTCGCGTGCAAGATAATAAAATAGCTGTTTCGGCGAAGCACGAGGAGAAGTCTACATCATCTTCTGTGAGTAAGGAGTACAGCCGGCAGGTTGATATACCGAGTAACGTGGACCAAGATAAACTCCAGTGTATTCTCAGTAAAGACGGGATACTTTCCATCGAAGGGCCAGTTCGTGGACAGATTTTAGGAAAGGAAACTGTTTTGCCTATTCAACACGCAGTATCAACCGGTAGTCCAACAACAAACGGAACAAACGGGATGTCTTGTACCCCGTCTCCTAACAACCAGATCGCCATAGCTCGGCCGCTAGAGGTCAGCACGAATACGGTAAAGAACCCTATAATTACCGAACCGGACGGAACACGTAAACTCCGCTTAAGTGTTGATGTGGGTGAATTTAAACCGGAGGAAATTGTAGTGAAAACAGACAAAAAGAAGTTAATTGTACATGCAGAACACGAAGAAAAATTAACAGGTAGAACAATGCATAAAGAATTCAATAAGGAGTATGAACTACCTGACAGTGTTGATCAAACCGCCATTTCGGCCTACATTGGAGAAGAGGGTAAACTATATATTGAAGCACCCCTGAAACAAGTGGCGCAAAAACGGTACTCAATCACACAGAGTCACGACGTCCGTAAAGTGGTGGTCACTAAGGAGTCCCAGGTGACCGTCACGGATAACCAAAATAGGCCTTTGGTCACCATCAACGTCCATCGCCGTTAG